Sequence from the Exiguobacterium aurantiacum genome:
TGATTTCTTCCGAAGGAATCAACGGTACGTGCTCTGGAACTTGGGAACAGACCGAGCAGTACATGAACGACTTGAAAGCGAACCCGCTATTCAGCGACATCGAGTTCAAAATCGATGAAGTCGAAGAGCATGCGTTCTCGAAAATTTTTGTCCGTCATAAGAAAGAGCTTGTGACGTGGCGCTTTGATGGTGAGTTCGACGTGCCTAAACAGCACGGTGCGTACCTCGAACCGGCTGAATGGAAAGAGATGATGAATCGCGACGATGTCGTCATCCTCGATGTTCGTAACAACTACGAGTACGATCTTGGCCATTTCAAAAATGCGATCAAAATCGATGTAGAGGCTTCTCGTTACATGCCAGATTGGCTCGAAGAGAACAAGGACCTCTACGAAGGGAAAACGTTACTCACGTACTGTACCGGAGGCGTCCGTTGCGAGAAATTTACCGCATATATGCGTGACCAAGGTCACGACAACATTTTCCACCTAAAAGGCGGCGTCGCCATGTATGGCAAAGACGACGCCACGAAAGGCGAAGATTGGGAAGGCGAGCTCTACGTCTTTGACGAGCGCATCAACGTCCCAGTCAACACGGTCAATCCGTCGGTCGTTTCCGAGTGCATGCACTGCGGGACGAAAACGGTCCGTTATGTTAATTGTGCCAACCCGGTGTGTAATGCTCAACACTTCTGTTGTGAAGAGTGTGAACCGAAACAAATGCGTTCATGCTCGAAAGAGTGCCAGGAGCATCCACGTAACCGCTATATCATCGAGAATATCGCGGACAAACTTCAGGAGACTGAAGGCGTCGTCGGGTAACAAAAATCGACCAGAAAGCACTTCGAGCCTACGCTCGGGGTGCTTTTTTGACAAAAACTTTACGTCTAGTGCCTGACAGAATCGGGTATAGTGTAGATACCATTGTCAGACAGGAAGTGAATCGATTGCTCTTTAACGAACCTTTACTCGCCGCCTTGCTCGCGTGGTTCATCGCTCAAGCGGCCAAGCTCGTAACCGAACTCATTAAAACACGAGATTTTGAACTTGAAATCATGTTTGCCTCAGGTGGGATGCCAAGTTCCCACTCCTCGACCGTCGTCGCGCTGACGACCGTCATCGGGCGCATCGAAGGACTCGACTCCAGCATGTTCGCGCTCGCCTTGATTTTCGCGACGATCGTCATGTACGACGCGACCGGTGTCCGTCAAGCGGTCGGATTCCAAGCCCGTTTGTTGAACGACTATTTCAAAGGAATCAAACATGAGACGCCGATTTTAAATGAGTTGGTCGGTCACACCCCGTTCCAAGTCATTGTCGGTGCTTTGCTCGGTCTCGTGATTGGACTATTTTTCCCGATTTAATATGAAACTAGAAGGCATGTCGCCCCCTTTTCTAAAAACGACACCATCTTTTTGTGAACTTTCACAACAGAGACGGTATAGTGAAAGAGAGGAGGAATCGACATGCCTTTTTTGCAGAAATCTTATGAGTCACTCGATACGCTCGCCGAGGCGATTGGACAAGCCATCCGCGCCCCGATCACGATTGAAAATCGACACCACCAGTTACTTGCCTATAGTACCCACCCTGACTCGACCGATCCCGCACGAATCGCGACAATTATCGGTCGCCGTGTCCCCGAAGCGGTCATCGAGGACTTGTGGGAAAGCCGGATTCTTCAAGAAGTGATTGATCGCGACGAGCCGGTCGTCATACCAGCCCGAATGGCCGTCGGTTTAGGCGAACGTGCGGCCATCGTCATCAAGCAACAAGGGGACGTGCTCGGTTATATTTGGAGCCTGGCCCGGACGACCCCGTTCTCAGAACAAGAACTCACAGTTTTGCAGGAAGGGGCGAACATCGCCAAAAAATTGCTCATGACCATCGCCATGCACGAGCGGCGCATCGATGCAGAACTCGAGCGTTTCTTTTTAGAAGTGCTGGCCACTCCCGTTTTGTCACCTTCTCATCGCGATCGCTTGAATGAGCTCGCGCCGATCGCGGTTGCTAGCCGACTGAGTATTATCGAATGCAGTCAACCGATCACCCCGCAACTGGCGGAACGATTGTTTTATGTGTTGGCAACACAACAAGCCATCGAAGTTGTGCTGCATGCTATTGATGGCCAGCAATTGCTCGTCTGGCATTATATGAAATCGGACTTGGCTGAGGAAGAGACGGCGCTTTTACATTGGGCCGACCGCTTTGAAAGCCAGCTCCGTGACAAGTTCATCGACGCTGAGCCACGTCTCGGCATTAGTCGTCGTTTCTTCGAGAGCGACATGCTGTATGCGGCGATGGAAGAAGCACGACGCGTCACGTCGCTCCGTCGAAAGTTCCCATATGAGCTCGCGACGACGCACACGTTCGAACAAATCGGGATTTATCAACTCGTCCCAGAGCTGGCTCGCCGAATCGGACTTCGACTCGAGACGCATCCGACCATCGAGCGCCTGCAGGCATACGACGTCGCCCATCATACCGAACTCGTGACGACGCTCGAATGGTATTTCTATTTTGACGGGAACGTCAAACGTGTCGCCGCCCATCTTCACATTCACCCGAACACCGTACTCTACCGGATTCGCCGGATCGAGGAACTGACGAATATTACTCAAGTCTCATTGCCCGAACGAGCCGCTGTCTATCTCGCCATCAAGGCGGGACAATACCGCCAAGACGACTGACGCCCACCTTGTGATTTTTCACAAAGGGGGCGTTGTCATTTTTAGAATCCATGCTAAAGACAGCGTTTTCGGATGGGTCTATACTAGAAGTGTGAACAAATTGTGTCAGTAGAGAGAAAGGGGAGCTATACATGAAAATCGGGGTATTGAAAGAGATTAAGAATAACGAAAACCGCGTCGCCTTGACGCCGATGGGTGCAGCCGTGTTAACAGAACTTGGACATGAGGTGCTCGTCGAGACCGAAGCTGGAGTCGGGAGTAGCTTCACAAATATGGAATATGTCGATGCTGGAGCGACGATTGTTGATACGGCGGCCGACGTTTGGGGAAACGTCGAGTTGGCGTTGAAAGTCAAAGAACCGCAACCGTCTGAATATCGTTATTTCCGTCCTGACTTGACGCTCTTCACGTATTTGCATTTGGCGGCCGAACCAGAACTCACGAAAGCACTCGTCGATTCTGGAATGACGGCGATCGCTTACGAGACGGTCGAAATTGACCGCACGTTGCCGCTCCTCACACCGATGAGTGAAGTCGCTGGACGCATGGCCGCACAAATCGGCGCCCAAATCCTTGAAAAACCGCACGGCGGAAAAGGAATTCTCTTGTCTGGCCTGCCTGGCGTACCGCGTGCGAACGTCACCGTCATCGGGGGCGGTGTCGTTGGGATGAACGCAGCCCGCATCGCTATCGGTCTCGGTGCCAACGTCACGATCATGGACATCAGTCCAGCCCGCCTGCGCCAAATCGACGACCAATTCGGTAATACGATTAACACGCTGATCTCAAACAGCTACAATATCGCCAAACAAGTAGCCGAGAGTGACCTCGTCATCGGGGCCGTGCTCATCCCGGGCGCGAAAGCACCAAAACTCGTCACGAAAGAAATGGTCCAACAGATGTCACCAGGATCGGTCATCGTCGATGTCGCCATCGATCAAGGCGGAATCTGCGAAACGATCGATCACATCACGACGCATGACGCACCGACGTATGAGCGCTATGGCGTGCAACACTATGCCGTCGCCAACATGCCTGGTGCCGTCCCACGCACATCGACACTCGGTTTGACGAACGCCACGATGCCGTATATCGTCGAATGCGCCCAAAAAGGGATTTTCCCCGCGCTAAGCGAGAACGCAGCCTTACTCAAAGGTCTGAACGTCGTCGATGGGACGGTCACGTATGAAGCCGTCGCCCGTGACCTCGGTTACACATTCGTCGCGCCTGCTGAAGCGATCACGAAGCAACTACAAGCATAAACGTAAAGCCGCCAGCTATGATACTGGCGGCTTTTTTGATGTCGTCTCCCATTAAAAAACGCTCGAACCGATTGGTTCGAGCGTTTGCGTGTTTAGGCGTTCTCGACAGCGATGTCCTCACCGATGATTTTCACTTCAGGTTCAAGCTCAATCTTGAACTTCTCCTTCACGGTCGCTTGGACGTGACGGATGAGCGAGATGTACTCGGTCGCCGTCGCCGCGTCGATATTGACGATGAATCCAGCGTGCTTGAGCGAGACTTCCGCGCCGCCAATCCGCTTCCCTTGCAGGCCGCAGTCTTGAATCAACTTACCGGCGAAATAACCCGGCGGTCGTTTGAAGACGCTGCCGCATGACGGATATTCGAGTGGTTGTTTCGACTCGCGCTTATACGTCAAGTCATCCATCACTTCTTTGATCGCCTCATAGCCGAGCGGTTCGAGTTCGAACGTCGCTTCAAGCACGATCAAGCCATCTTTCGAAATCCGGCTCGTCCGATAGTCGAGATCGAGTTCATCTTTCGTGAGCGTCATGAGTTTGCCTTCAGGCGACAACACGACCGCACTTGTGATGACGTCTTTCGTCTCTCCGCCGTAAGCACCTGCGTTCATATACACCGCACCACCGACCGTTCCTGGGATGCCACAGGCGAATTCTAAGCCTGATAACTCCTCGGTGAGTGCTTGACGCGACACGTCGATGATGGCCGCGCCAGCTTGGGCAATCAATTGATTCCCGTCTCGACGAATCGTTTTCAACTCGTTCAAGTTCAAGACGATGCCGCGGAGACCGCCGTCACGGACGATCAAATTTGATCCGAACCCGAGAATCATGAACGGGACGTGTTCACGATGAGCGAGTTCAAGCACGGCTTGCACTTCCTCATACGTGTGCGGGGCCACGAAATAATCAGCTTTCCCGCCTAACTTTGTATACGTGTGTGCCGAAAGTGGTTCGTCTTGGTTGACGCGATCGGCCGGAATGATAGTAAGTAGTTGATCTAAAAAGCTCATGCGTTGCCTCAATCCTTTACGTTCTATTTTAAGCATGCCTCGGTTCGTCAAGAGAGAGGCAGACACGTCACTGAATGATTTCAGTACGAAACACAGTATACAAATCTTTGCCAAGGGTGACAAGCAACGTTTTCTTTACAATGGAGCAATTAGTTTATAGCAATAATGATGTAGCCACTGCCACCACGATAGGAATTGTGAAATTATCCCAATCACGATACGAAATCGCCTCTGTCAACGTAGCAATGATGGAAATGATGAATCCATATGTTACCACTTGCCACAGCGGAATATCATCCCACAAAAATAATAAAAAGAGGACAGCGTACGAACTGAGGAACATGGCCATACTGCCTTGGAACGAGCGCTTCTGTCCGTATAGGTCATACGTCACTGTTCCGTACTTCCGTCCGATGAGCGCGGCCAGGCCATCCCCCCAGGCCAAAACGAGCGATCCCGCCAAAAAGGCGAGCGGCTCCGATTCGAAGAAAAAGTACAGGATGACGAGCAAGGCGATCGGATAATAGACCGTACCGAGTGATTTGCGCTCCGTCTGGTGGACCGGTGACGGACTCTTATAAAGAAGCAATGCGTTCGCAAACGTGAAAAAGACGAGCGGGACGGCTGCGACGTACCAAGTCTCCATTAACCAGACTGCGAGCAGCGACCAATGGCCGACCGCGATATGTACACTCTTTCGAATTGTCTCATCCGTCCAGCCGAGGCGTTTGCCAATCTGTTCAAGACCGACGAGAAACACCAGGACAATGACGATGGACAGGATGGAACTGACCCATTCATTCATCTTTGGACCACCTTTATCTACATTTTTTATATGTATCCATTATACCTTAATCAGGCGATAGCCTAGCTTCCTTTTCAAACATTTGGTAGAATGAGGTCAAATGACTGTATAGCCAACGGACGTAGGAGGCTATAGAAAGGATGCCTGTATGCGCGACGCAATTTCGATTCAAACTTTGGCTGATTGCCTTCATTATATGCGGGTTGGCGACGTAGACCGGGCCATCTCTCTCTTCCCGGAGGACGTGCGCGAGCATTTCCCGAAAGAACTTCGTAAAATCCATTTGTTCCATATTGAAAAGAACGGATTATCGATCAATCAAATCGTCGCTTTGGCGAACACGTTGACGGGCGAACACTTATCCGCCACCACGATTCAAAACTGGACGAAACGAGAAGTCCGAAAAATCATCGGCGTGCCCCGGGTCGGCAAGAAGTATTCGCTCCAACAAGCGGCTATCATTTATTTACTGGATGATTTGAAGCACTTGTTCTCGCTAGAAGAGACGAGTTCACTCCTCGCGCTCATCTTCAACAACCCTGACCGTGATGAAGACGACCTTATCTCACCAATCGACTTTTATCGTCTCTACGCCGAGTATGCCAAATCGACGAGCCCGATCGAGCTTCTCGACACCCGTGCGAAGCGTTCGATCGAGAAGATGGGCTATACCCATCCGAACATCTTGCACGTCCTTAAACTCTGTTTATACGCGCACCGCGTGACGACACTCGAGATCGAGGCGAAACATTATTTGAACCGCTTCATTTGACCTCGTCGAATGGAGCTTTTTTTCATAAAAAAACACCAGTCGCCGTGACTGGTGTTCGTCATATTGGTCACACCGATACCGCGATTGGCATCCGTGATTTGACTGTCAACGTTTTAAGGACAGACAACAACTCGAACATCGAGAGTTGGTCGGCCTCTTTCGTCAAACAGAAGCAGTCATCGTCTTGTTTGCGAAGTTCCGCCACAAGCTTGCCTGCTTTGTCTCGAACGCTGAACTTGTAGCGCTCGACATCGTATTGAATCGTATAGAGACCGCGTTCATAGACGTTGTACTCACACTTTTTCCCGAATAACGAGAATTTGTCCTTCAACTGACCAATCGCTTGCCCGTCGTGGTTCATGACGACCCACTTTTGACAGTTTGGGATGTACTTCCCATGAGCGATTTGACGGCCTGACAAGTTGTGCACTTGAACACTGCCCTCCGCGTCGCGGTGAACAGATCCGATCGCATCATTTGTCTCGTCATAAATGGTTGCTTCGCCTTGCGTAAAGACGCAACCTTTTACATAAATTAATTTGCGCACCGCTTTTCCTCCTAATACGTTCCAACCTTGGATTTGTGTGTGTTTGGTTGGTCTTTCTATGAAACCCCCAAATTGGTACTGCTAGCCGCCGTTTCTCGTTTCAGCGACTACATATTTCATATGACGAAGATGATTATTGCATCGATTGATGAAAAAGACAACCCCTTTTTCTTCGACACAATCCGCCATTCTGTCAAAGTTGTGAACACGCCTGATGTTATCGCTTAAAACCGGCTTGTTTCAGTATCTCTTCGAGCTCCATTCTTGCAATCAGACGAACTTGATTCGGTTCCGCCAATTCGTACGCACTATCGGTATAAGATGAGTTTGTCACGACCCAGCCTTCGTTCACGCCATAGTACGGAACTGACGCCGCCACTTGTTGGACCGCTTCAAGTCCGACTGCCTTTTCATAGCGTTTCGCCTGGACCGCGATTGACCATCCGTCTTCTGCTTCAAGGAGCAAATCCGCCCCGAAGTCACGCGACGCCGGTGTCACTGTGACGGTGTAACCGAGCGCGGTGAACACTTCCTCCAAAAACAATTCAAACTCTCGGCCGTCCATCCGATCGATGCGGTGGATGGTCGAAAGACGCATCCGCCAAATGAGCCAAAGCAGACCGGCGCCTACGCATGCAATGATGCTCCATACCGGCGCATCCCACCACCATAACCCGAGGGCAATCAACAAGCTGAGCCCCATTCCTTTCACGTCCATCGCCCTCTCTATGTGTTCTTGTCTTCACTTTACCGTTTGAAGGCAGGAAAACAAAGGGGGAGCTGTCGAATGTATTGAAGATGTACCCGTTTGATATAGAGAAGGAGGGATTATCGTTAATGGAGAACCGAGGATATCTCCAAAACGAACTGCTGCACGCCTTGCCTTACGGTGTAGCGTTAATCACGACGGATGGGACGATCGTCCAAGCAAACCGTCCGTTTTTAGAGCAATTCCCTGAAGACTTACAAACGCGATCGAACATCTTTCATATGGTCAATCAGTCACCGATTACGATGGAGCTGTCACGACGGATGGAGCAAGGGTTGTCTTGGACGTATGAGATGCCGACGATCCGGATTCACGCCATCCCCAATGGCGATGTCTACATCCTCTCGATTGAGCCGCTCCCGCTCGATACGCGGGTGACGGTGCAACACAACGCGTTTGAGGCGATGATGCACACCGAACTCGATATGGCGATGATCATGACCGATGCCAATCTGTTAATCAATCGCTTCAATAAAGGGGCGACCGAGCTGTTCGGCTACGCGCCGCACGAAGTACTCTATGAGATGACCCCGTTCGGTCTGTTCGAGTCAAGAGAATTGAGCGAGAAGCGGACCCATTACCAAGACGAGACGGAGCGGCTCTTGTCATTCGAACAGATGCTGCGTGTGGCGTTAGACCAAGGCGACCGTGAATGGAAGTTCCAACGAAAAGACCGGACCCATTTCGTCGGAAAACTGTTCATGCACCCTGTCTATGAACAGGCACGCGTCATCGGCTTTTTCTTTTTCGTGTTCGATGTCAGTCCTGAAATTGCGCTGAAAGGCGAGTTGCTTCATAAAGAACAGCGCTATCGCATGTTTGCCGAATCGGTCATCGAAGCCGTCCTATTCCATGAAGGCGGGACGATCTTAGATGCGAACAAGGCCGCCGAGACGATTTTCCGAATCCCGGCCGAACAGATGGTCGGTCGCCAAACGATCGAATTCATCGCCGAAGGATACCGGGCCGACGTGTTGCGCCGAATCCGGAACCATATCCAGACACCTTATGAGGTCATCGGTCGTCGTGAGGACGGGACGTTCCTCGAGATGGAAGTGTACCCGAAAGAAGTGACGTTCCAAGGCCAGACGCTCCGTGTCGCCGTCATGCGTGACATCAGCGACCGGAAGAAAGTCGAGCGCATGCTCGAGCGGGAGAAGAACGCCATCGCCCGGCAACGAGATATCATCCAATCGATTCTACAAGCGTCCAATGAAGCGTTCGTCTTGACGGAATCGAACGGCAGCGTCCTGTTCATGAACGTGCACGCCCGCCGTCTGCTCGATTTACCTGGTATCGCCCCGAACAAGATGCAAGAGCGAATCCCGCTCCTGACGACGTTCCGCGCGCGTGACCGTACCGAGATGTTGAAAAAAATCGATTTATTGCTCGACGGCTCGGCCCGAGAAGTGTCGATGCGCTTCTCGATTCCGCAACCGAACGACCGGGACGAACAGTATTACGAGATGTATGGGACGGGCATGGACACCAAACGCCAAATCGGAATGGATAGTGGCTTCTTATTCGTGTTCCGCAATCGGACCGAGGAAGAGCGGATGGACCAAATCAAAAATGAACTGGTCAGCACAGTCTCACACGAACTCCGTACCCCGCTCTCGTCACTGTCGGGATATATCGAGCTGATGCTCACTCGCGACTTGAACCCGGAGAAGCGTGAACGCTACTTAAAAACGATGGCGAAAGAAGCGAAACGTCTGACCGACCTGTTGAACGATTTTCTCGACATTCAACGGATGGAAGACGGCAATCAAGAGTATAAAAAAGACCACTTCATCTTGAACGAACTCGTCCGCGATGTCGTCGAACGCTTCCGCGAGACGAGCAATCACTCGATTCATTTCGATGATGCCGATGAACCGCTTCACCTCATCGCCGACAAAGACCGCATCGAGCAAGTCGTCATCAACCTGCTCTCGAACGCGATCAAGTATTCGCCCCATCACCATGAGGTCGAGGTACGGGTCCGC
This genomic interval carries:
- the murB gene encoding UDP-N-acetylmuramate dehydrogenase codes for the protein MSFLDQLLTIIPADRVNQDEPLSAHTYTKLGGKADYFVAPHTYEEVQAVLELAHREHVPFMILGFGSNLIVRDGGLRGIVLNLNELKTIRRDGNQLIAQAGAAIIDVSRQALTEELSGLEFACGIPGTVGGAVYMNAGAYGGETKDVITSAVVLSPEGKLMTLTKDELDLDYRTSRISKDGLIVLEATFELEPLGYEAIKEVMDDLTYKRESKQPLEYPSCGSVFKRPPGYFAGKLIQDCGLQGKRIGGAEVSLKHAGFIVNIDAATATEYISLIRHVQATVKEKFKIELEPEVKIIGEDIAVENA
- a CDS encoding PAS domain-containing sensor histidine kinase; amino-acid sequence: MENRGYLQNELLHALPYGVALITTDGTIVQANRPFLEQFPEDLQTRSNIFHMVNQSPITMELSRRMEQGLSWTYEMPTIRIHAIPNGDVYILSIEPLPLDTRVTVQHNAFEAMMHTELDMAMIMTDANLLINRFNKGATELFGYAPHEVLYEMTPFGLFESRELSEKRTHYQDETERLLSFEQMLRVALDQGDREWKFQRKDRTHFVGKLFMHPVYEQARVIGFFFFVFDVSPEIALKGELLHKEQRYRMFAESVIEAVLFHEGGTILDANKAAETIFRIPAEQMVGRQTIEFIAEGYRADVLRRIRNHIQTPYEVIGRREDGTFLEMEVYPKEVTFQGQTLRVAVMRDISDRKKVERMLEREKNAIARQRDIIQSILQASNEAFVLTESNGSVLFMNVHARRLLDLPGIAPNKMQERIPLLTTFRARDRTEMLKKIDLLLDGSAREVSMRFSIPQPNDRDEQYYEMYGTGMDTKRQIGMDSGFLFVFRNRTEEERMDQIKNELVSTVSHELRTPLSSLSGYIELMLTRDLNPEKRERYLKTMAKEAKRLTDLLNDFLDIQRMEDGNQEYKKDHFILNELVRDVVERFRETSNHSIHFDDADEPLHLIADKDRIEQVVINLLSNAIKYSPHHHEVEVRVRHERNQAHVSIQDFGIGIPEHAFEELFKKFYRVDNSDTRQIGGTGLGLSICKEIIESHGGSIEVESSVGVGSTFTFTLDLAEETS
- a CDS encoding PucR family transcriptional regulator, whose translation is MPFLQKSYESLDTLAEAIGQAIRAPITIENRHHQLLAYSTHPDSTDPARIATIIGRRVPEAVIEDLWESRILQEVIDRDEPVVIPARMAVGLGERAAIVIKQQGDVLGYIWSLARTTPFSEQELTVLQEGANIAKKLLMTIAMHERRIDAELERFFLEVLATPVLSPSHRDRLNELAPIAVASRLSIIECSQPITPQLAERLFYVLATQQAIEVVLHAIDGQQLLVWHYMKSDLAEEETALLHWADRFESQLRDKFIDAEPRLGISRRFFESDMLYAAMEEARRVTSLRRKFPYELATTHTFEQIGIYQLVPELARRIGLRLETHPTIERLQAYDVAHHTELVTTLEWYFYFDGNVKRVAAHLHIHPNTVLYRIRRIEELTNITQVSLPERAAVYLAIKAGQYRQDD
- a CDS encoding divergent PAP2 family protein encodes the protein MNRLLFNEPLLAALLAWFIAQAAKLVTELIKTRDFELEIMFASGGMPSSHSSTVVALTTVIGRIEGLDSSMFALALIFATIVMYDATGVRQAVGFQARLLNDYFKGIKHETPILNELVGHTPFQVIVGALLGLVIGLFFPI
- a CDS encoding diacylglycerol/polyprenol kinase family protein; translation: MNEWVSSILSIVIVLVFLVGLEQIGKRLGWTDETIRKSVHIAVGHWSLLAVWLMETWYVAAVPLVFFTFANALLLYKSPSPVHQTERKSLGTVYYPIALLVILYFFFESEPLAFLAGSLVLAWGDGLAALIGRKYGTVTYDLYGQKRSFQGSMAMFLSSYAVLFLLFLWDDIPLWQVVTYGFIISIIATLTEAISYRDWDNFTIPIVVAVATSLLL
- the ald gene encoding alanine dehydrogenase produces the protein MKIGVLKEIKNNENRVALTPMGAAVLTELGHEVLVETEAGVGSSFTNMEYVDAGATIVDTAADVWGNVELALKVKEPQPSEYRYFRPDLTLFTYLHLAAEPELTKALVDSGMTAIAYETVEIDRTLPLLTPMSEVAGRMAAQIGAQILEKPHGGKGILLSGLPGVPRANVTVIGGGVVGMNAARIAIGLGANVTIMDISPARLRQIDDQFGNTINTLISNSYNIAKQVAESDLVIGAVLIPGAKAPKLVTKEMVQQMSPGSVIVDVAIDQGGICETIDHITTHDAPTYERYGVQHYAVANMPGAVPRTSTLGLTNATMPYIVECAQKGIFPALSENAALLKGLNVVDGTVTYEAVARDLGYTFVAPAEAITKQLQA
- a CDS encoding restriction endonuclease; translation: MDVKGMGLSLLIALGLWWWDAPVWSIIACVGAGLLWLIWRMRLSTIHRIDRMDGREFELFLEEVFTALGYTVTVTPASRDFGADLLLEAEDGWSIAVQAKRYEKAVGLEAVQQVAASVPYYGVNEGWVVTNSSYTDSAYELAEPNQVRLIARMELEEILKQAGFKR
- the trhO gene encoding oxygen-dependent tRNA uridine(34) hydroxylase TrhO — encoded protein: METTPMRVLLYYKYVNIEDPETLTQEHLKYCKDLGIKGRILISSEGINGTCSGTWEQTEQYMNDLKANPLFSDIEFKIDEVEEHAFSKIFVRHKKELVTWRFDGEFDVPKQHGAYLEPAEWKEMMNRDDVVILDVRNNYEYDLGHFKNAIKIDVEASRYMPDWLEENKDLYEGKTLLTYCTGGVRCEKFTAYMRDQGHDNIFHLKGGVAMYGKDDATKGEDWEGELYVFDERINVPVNTVNPSVVSECMHCGTKTVRYVNCANPVCNAQHFCCEECEPKQMRSCSKECQEHPRNRYIIENIADKLQETEGVVG
- a CDS encoding DUF1836 domain-containing protein translates to MRDAISIQTLADCLHYMRVGDVDRAISLFPEDVREHFPKELRKIHLFHIEKNGLSINQIVALANTLTGEHLSATTIQNWTKREVRKIIGVPRVGKKYSLQQAAIIYLLDDLKHLFSLEETSSLLALIFNNPDRDEDDLISPIDFYRLYAEYAKSTSPIELLDTRAKRSIEKMGYTHPNILHVLKLCLYAHRVTTLEIEAKHYLNRFI